From a single Aquincola tertiaricarbonis genomic region:
- a CDS encoding EAL domain-containing protein, giving the protein MPQRDAALTMLEAGALSAGPERALREVLDRLGPSVFAGLLDADGVLRYANQAALQAIGAAPEEVLGQRFETTPWWQACELSQRRLQQALARASRGEASRFDVRVATRRGTTLSMDFSLLPLYGPDGRIAWLIPSACDVSDRERAQRQLRLTRHAVEQANDALFQVGPDGAFRDANAAACRLLGLTREQLLRLRVPDIDTQVDDTQWPQRWREMCERGSLRFETSLRHHQGHEIPVDVSVSLVTSDGETFAHVCVDDLRDRRAAEQRIQRLLQFDELTGLPNRQRLFELLAATLQTGAETAVLVLELDRFKRINDGLGLHIGDAVLREVAQRIATPLRSTDLVARRGGDEFVVVMPSPSGAAMDVAQALLDTVARPITIGSHEIHLTCSVGIARSPADGDRAETLLRHANAALEQAKRLGRNQVSVYTRAPHDDDPQRLALETALRQASRDEQLELHYQPQVDLVQGRIVGVEALLRWQHPTLGHVAPDRFIPIAEETGLIVPIGDWVLRRAVEQAAAWQRAGLPPLRMAVNLSARQLLQQDLARRIEGLLAASGLDPRRFGVEVTESMLITNFDQAVQHLRALRALGVEVSLDDFGTGYSSLSYLRRLPVDVVKIDRSLVPDVTAPAEDVSITRAIITMAHQLQMKVLAEGVESEGQAALLAANQCDQMQGWWFSAAQSAAAVETMLREGRRVDPALLGRRSRERTLLLVDDEENIVAALRRLLRAEGWRLLSATSAEQALELMARHEVDVILSDQRMPGLTGVELLRRARQLYRETIRLVLSGYTELQSITDAINEGAIYKFLAKPWDDEQLRSHLREAFGLKEMADQNRRLDREVQAANRELAELNRRLQTLLSAQREQNEREVGSREAAQELLDAVPVPVFGIDDQGLLVFANAPAQALFGLDGSLLGGPADEHLPQSLRPALDGEPLMQMHAGRRWWAMSRPLSGSARGRLLVLLPQAGASK; this is encoded by the coding sequence ATGCCGCAACGCGATGCCGCGCTGACGATGCTCGAAGCCGGAGCCTTGTCTGCGGGCCCCGAACGCGCGCTGCGAGAGGTACTTGATCGGCTCGGTCCGTCCGTGTTCGCCGGCCTGCTCGACGCCGACGGCGTGCTGCGTTACGCCAACCAGGCGGCGCTGCAGGCCATCGGCGCCGCGCCGGAGGAGGTGCTCGGCCAGCGTTTCGAGACGACGCCCTGGTGGCAGGCCTGCGAGTTGTCGCAGCGGCGGCTGCAGCAGGCCTTGGCCAGAGCATCGCGCGGGGAGGCCTCGCGCTTCGACGTGCGTGTGGCCACGCGCCGCGGAACCACGCTGTCGATGGACTTCTCGCTGCTGCCGCTCTACGGGCCCGACGGACGCATCGCCTGGCTCATCCCTTCCGCGTGCGACGTGAGCGACCGCGAGCGCGCACAGCGCCAGTTGCGATTGACCCGCCATGCCGTCGAACAGGCCAACGACGCGCTATTCCAGGTCGGGCCCGACGGCGCCTTCCGCGATGCGAACGCAGCGGCATGCCGGCTGCTGGGGCTCACGCGGGAGCAACTGCTGCGGCTGCGTGTGCCGGACATCGACACGCAGGTCGACGACACGCAGTGGCCGCAGCGTTGGCGCGAGATGTGCGAACGCGGTTCGCTGCGCTTCGAGACCAGCCTTCGCCATCACCAGGGTCATGAGATTCCTGTCGACGTCTCTGTCAGCCTGGTGACCAGTGACGGGGAGACGTTCGCCCATGTCTGCGTTGACGACCTGCGCGACCGACGCGCCGCCGAACAGCGCATCCAGCGGCTCCTGCAGTTCGACGAGCTGACCGGATTGCCGAACCGCCAGCGGCTCTTCGAGCTCCTGGCCGCGACCTTGCAGACCGGCGCCGAAACCGCGGTGCTGGTGCTGGAGCTCGACCGTTTCAAGCGCATCAACGACGGCCTCGGCCTGCACATCGGCGACGCGGTGTTGCGCGAGGTGGCGCAACGCATCGCCACCCCCTTGCGCAGCACCGATCTCGTGGCGCGCCGCGGCGGCGACGAGTTCGTGGTCGTGATGCCCTCTCCATCAGGAGCGGCGATGGACGTCGCGCAGGCGCTGCTGGACACCGTCGCCCGGCCGATCACGATCGGGTCGCACGAGATCCACCTGACCTGCAGCGTCGGCATTGCGCGGTCACCCGCCGACGGCGACCGCGCCGAGACCCTGCTGCGCCACGCCAACGCAGCGTTGGAACAGGCCAAGCGGCTGGGCCGCAACCAGGTCAGCGTCTATACCCGGGCACCTCATGACGACGACCCCCAACGGCTGGCGCTGGAAACAGCGCTGCGCCAGGCGTCGCGCGACGAGCAACTCGAGCTGCACTACCAGCCGCAGGTCGACCTGGTGCAGGGCCGAATCGTCGGCGTCGAGGCCTTGCTGCGCTGGCAGCACCCGACGCTGGGGCACGTCGCCCCGGATCGCTTCATCCCGATCGCCGAGGAGACTGGCCTGATCGTCCCCATCGGCGATTGGGTGCTGCGCCGCGCCGTCGAGCAGGCAGCGGCCTGGCAGCGCGCCGGGCTGCCGCCGCTGCGCATGGCGGTCAACCTGTCGGCCCGCCAGCTGCTGCAGCAGGACCTGGCGCGACGCATCGAAGGCCTGCTCGCTGCGAGCGGCCTCGACCCGCGGCGCTTCGGCGTCGAGGTCACCGAGAGCATGCTGATCACCAACTTCGACCAGGCGGTGCAGCACCTGCGGGCGCTGCGCGCGCTCGGCGTCGAGGTCTCGCTCGACGACTTCGGCACCGGCTACTCGAGCCTGAGCTACCTGCGCCGGCTGCCGGTCGACGTGGTCAAGATCGACCGCTCGCTGGTGCCCGACGTCACTGCCCCGGCCGAAGACGTGTCGATTACGCGCGCCATCATCACGATGGCGCACCAGCTGCAGATGAAGGTGCTCGCCGAGGGCGTCGAGAGCGAAGGCCAGGCGGCACTGCTCGCCGCGAACCAGTGCGACCAGATGCAGGGCTGGTGGTTCAGTGCCGCACAGTCGGCGGCGGCGGTCGAGACGATGCTGCGCGAAGGCCGGCGCGTCGATCCGGCGCTGCTCGGCCGGCGGTCACGCGAGCGCACCCTGCTGCTGGTCGACGACGAGGAGAACATCGTCGCCGCGCTGCGCCGGCTGCTGCGCGCCGAAGGCTGGCGCCTGCTCAGCGCCACCAGCGCCGAGCAGGCGCTGGAGCTGATGGCACGGCACGAGGTCGACGTGATCCTGTCCGACCAGCGCATGCCGGGCCTGACCGGCGTCGAGTTGCTGCGCCGTGCCCGGCAGCTGTACCGGGAGACGATCCGGCTGGTGCTCTCGGGCTACACCGAGCTGCAATCGATCACCGACGCGATCAACGAGGGTGCGATCTACAAGTTCCTCGCCAAGCCGTGGGACGACGAGCAGTTGCGCTCGCACCTGCGCGAGGCCTTCGGATTGAAGGAGATGGCCGACCAGAACCGCCGCCTCGACCGGGAGGTGCAGGCTGCCAACCGGGAACTGGCCGAGCTGAACCGGCGGCTGCAGACGCTGCTGAGTGCGCAGCGCGAGCAGAACGAGCGCGAAGTCGGCAGTCGCGAGGCGGCGCAGGAGTTGCTGGATGCCGTGCCGGTACCCGTGTTCGGCATCGACGACCAAGGCCTGCTGGTCTTCGCCAACGCGCCGGCGCAGGCGCTGTTCGGACTGGATGGCAGCCTTCTGGGCGGGCCGGCGGACGAGCACCTGCCGCAGAGCCTGCGGCCGGCGCTGGACGGCGAGCCCCTGATGCAAATGCACGCGGGGCGCCGCTGGTGGGCGATGAGCCGGCCGTTGAGCGGCAGTGCACGCGGCCGCCTGTTGGTGCTGCTGCCGCAAGCGGGGGCCTCGAAGTGA
- a CDS encoding OsmC family protein — MDTVGTVTLALRSELRFEVDFGLACVPRLSTDAMPPLGQGGGPDSEMLLMAAVGNCLSASLAFSLRKFRNDEVPMRATVDAILARDERGRLRVRSLAVDIHLGVPASALRLVDRAVAQYEDFCTVTQSVRAAIPVAVRVFDSAGAELSA; from the coding sequence ATGGACACGGTCGGGACCGTCACCCTTGCTCTCCGGTCCGAACTTCGGTTCGAGGTCGACTTCGGCCTGGCCTGCGTGCCCCGGCTGTCGACGGACGCCATGCCGCCGCTCGGCCAGGGCGGCGGGCCCGACTCGGAGATGCTGCTGATGGCCGCGGTGGGCAACTGCCTGTCGGCGAGCCTGGCGTTTTCGCTGCGCAAGTTCAGGAACGACGAGGTTCCGATGCGCGCGACCGTCGACGCTATTCTGGCCCGCGACGAGCGCGGGCGTCTTCGTGTTCGCAGCCTGGCGGTGGACATCCACCTGGGCGTGCCGGCGAGCGCCCTGAGGCTCGTGGACCGTGCCGTTGCCCAGTACGAGGACTTCTGCACCGTGACCCAGAGCGTGCGGGCGGCGATCCCGGTCGCCGTACGGGTCTTCGACAGCGCCGGCGCAGAACTCTCGGCTTGA
- a CDS encoding diguanylate cyclase domain-containing protein, producing MRQKTAVLEATLEHMEQGVMMINAQHVVEVCNRRALELLDLPAGLMRSRPRFDEVLAYQWQQDEFSRTPNDIQEFVRQGGLLDKAHVYDRKRPDGRVIEVHSTPIVGGGVLRTYSDISERRRSEERIRHLARHDGLTSLLNRDALLEQLTAALADAAVRALQAQKVTQLAIRYLDLDGFKPINDAHGHVVGGKVLALVGQRIRHAARESDLVARMGGDEFTILQTGIEGSDAAVALAHRVLESLQRPFHVETQRLDIGASIGIAVALPGDGPDGLLRRADAAMYAAKAGGRNRVQLAQPPS from the coding sequence GTGCGCCAGAAGACCGCCGTTCTCGAGGCCACGCTCGAACACATGGAGCAGGGCGTGATGATGATCAACGCGCAGCACGTGGTCGAGGTGTGCAACCGGCGGGCGCTCGAGCTCCTCGACCTGCCGGCGGGTCTGATGCGGTCCCGGCCGCGCTTCGACGAGGTCCTGGCCTACCAGTGGCAGCAGGACGAGTTCTCGCGCACGCCCAACGACATCCAGGAGTTCGTCCGGCAAGGCGGTCTGCTCGACAAGGCCCATGTGTACGACCGCAAGCGACCGGATGGCCGGGTGATCGAAGTGCACAGCACGCCGATCGTCGGTGGCGGGGTGCTGAGGACCTACTCGGACATCAGCGAGCGTCGACGCAGCGAGGAGCGGATCCGGCACCTGGCCCGCCACGACGGCCTGACCTCCCTGCTCAATCGGGACGCGTTGCTGGAGCAACTCACAGCCGCCCTGGCCGACGCCGCGGTGCGTGCCCTGCAGGCTCAGAAGGTCACCCAGCTGGCGATCCGCTACCTCGACCTGGACGGGTTCAAGCCCATCAACGACGCGCACGGGCACGTCGTGGGCGGCAAGGTGCTGGCACTGGTGGGCCAGCGCATTCGGCATGCCGCCCGTGAGAGCGACCTCGTCGCACGCATGGGCGGGGACGAGTTCACCATCCTGCAGACGGGCATCGAGGGCAGCGATGCCGCCGTGGCGCTGGCGCACCGTGTCCTGGAGAGCCTGCAGCGACCATTCCATGTCGAGACCCAGCGCCTTGACATCGGGGCGTCGATCGGCATCGCGGTCGCCCTGCCGGGGGACGGCCCGGACGGACTCCTGCGCCGTGCAGATGCGGCCATGTACGCTGCGAAGGCGGGAGGGCGGAATCGGGTCCAGCTGGCACAGCCGCCCTCCTGA
- a CDS encoding aminotransferase-like domain-containing protein, with product MRDCPTAAPTRFELLAQELEQQIAAGVLRAGDRLPSVRQTCASRGVSPSTVFQAYYLLESRGLVRAAPRSGYFVTARADGVLLAEPQTSSPESGSQPVEVNDLIYACLGAARARDIVPFGSAFPSPILFPLDRLRRALVSSTRRLEPWSMVDDLPPGNLRLKREIAKRYLRQGMSVATDEIVLTHGAMEALNLCLNAVTRPGDAVVVESPTFYMALQALQRLGLRAIEVPTHVREGIDLGRLAQVIELYRPQACWLMTSFQNPLGSLMPDAKKRDLVELLARHDVPLIEDDVYSELYEGQAAPLPAKAYDRRGLVLHCSSFSKCLAPGYRVGWAAPGRLAREVERLKLMTSLSGSIPVQAALAEYLQEGGYDRHLRSLRQSLQTQRDSLFQAVNRHFPDGTRVVRPAGGYFVWVELPVGVDAMALHHAALGQRISLAPGPMFSARAEFQHHIRLTCGQLWDEALERAMRTLARLVDDAARAVPASPASI from the coding sequence ATGCGTGATTGCCCCACCGCCGCCCCCACGAGGTTCGAACTGCTCGCTCAAGAACTCGAGCAGCAGATCGCTGCCGGGGTACTGCGCGCGGGAGACCGCCTGCCCTCCGTGCGCCAGACCTGTGCCAGTCGGGGTGTGAGCCCCAGCACCGTGTTCCAGGCCTACTACCTACTCGAGTCCCGCGGCCTGGTCCGCGCAGCGCCACGCTCAGGCTACTTCGTCACCGCACGAGCCGACGGCGTGCTGCTCGCCGAGCCGCAGACCTCGTCTCCCGAATCCGGCTCGCAACCCGTCGAGGTCAATGACCTGATCTATGCGTGCCTCGGCGCCGCGCGGGCTCGCGACATCGTTCCCTTCGGCTCTGCATTCCCGAGTCCGATCTTGTTTCCTCTCGATCGACTGCGCCGCGCGCTGGTCTCGAGCACGCGGCGGCTCGAGCCCTGGAGCATGGTCGATGACCTGCCGCCGGGCAATCTGCGGCTCAAGCGCGAGATCGCCAAGCGCTACTTGCGCCAGGGCATGTCGGTGGCCACCGACGAGATCGTGCTGACCCACGGTGCGATGGAGGCGCTGAACCTGTGCCTCAACGCCGTGACACGGCCGGGTGATGCGGTGGTGGTGGAATCTCCGACCTTCTACATGGCGCTGCAGGCGCTGCAGCGCCTGGGCCTGCGCGCCATCGAGGTGCCGACCCATGTGCGCGAGGGCATCGATCTCGGGCGCCTGGCGCAGGTGATCGAGCTCTACCGCCCGCAGGCCTGCTGGCTGATGACGAGCTTCCAGAACCCGCTCGGCAGCCTGATGCCCGACGCGAAGAAGCGCGACCTCGTCGAACTGCTCGCTCGCCACGACGTGCCGCTGATCGAAGACGACGTCTACTCGGAGCTCTACGAGGGCCAGGCAGCGCCGCTGCCGGCCAAGGCCTACGACCGCCGCGGCCTGGTGCTGCACTGCTCGTCGTTCTCGAAGTGTCTGGCGCCAGGCTACCGCGTCGGCTGGGCTGCGCCCGGCCGGCTGGCGCGCGAGGTCGAACGGTTGAAGCTGATGACGAGCCTGTCGGGGTCGATCCCGGTACAGGCTGCGTTGGCGGAGTACCTGCAGGAAGGCGGCTACGACCGCCATCTGCGCAGCCTGCGCCAGTCGTTGCAGACGCAGCGCGACAGCCTGTTCCAGGCCGTGAACCGGCATTTTCCGGACGGGACCCGGGTAGTGCGGCCGGCCGGCGGGTACTTCGTGTGGGTCGAGCTGCCCGTCGGCGTCGACGCGATGGCGCTGCACCATGCCGCGCTGGGACAACGCATCAGCCTGGCGCCGGGGCCGATGTTCTCGGCACGCGCCGAGTTCCAGCACCACATCCGGCTGACCTGCGGCCAGCTCTGGGACGAGGCGCTCGAGCGCGCGATGCGCACGCTGGCGCGGCTGGTCGATGACGCAGCGCGCGCCGTCCCCGCTTCGCCAGCATCGATCTGA
- a CDS encoding methyl-accepting chemotaxis protein, whose amino-acid sequence MPADDRPPTVLPRRPDAGFFAHHGVWAPGVRLFRALKFNAKAALISLAFVVPLLGLIAWQLNHQAEMSMQARADATRQHVEIAHGILVQAHAKESGGQLSREQAQQLAKETIAALRYDGSEYFWINDMHPHVVMHPIKPELNGKDVSATQDANGIPLFKAFVAKVRESGKGFVAYQWPKPGNDKPVDKLSYVQGFEPWGWVIGSGIYVGDVREAAQRQVLWMAAVVGAALLLAGYLFISFYRVMDGGLNETRRHLRAMTEGDLTTSPSPWGRDEAAQLMMELRAMQESLRRMVMRVRRSSEQIVHSSSEVATGALDLSARTEQTAANLEETAASMEQIAATVKNGAEHANQATRVAHGNETVATEGGQVVREVVQTMECIRQSSARIGEIIGTIDGIAFQTNILALNAAVEAARAGDQGRGFAVVASEVRTLAQRAATAAREIKSLIGQSVEQVNAGAAVVDQAGKKMDAIVDASRRVSGLLGEIAEGSREQSLGVAQIGQAVTELDHMTQQNAALVEQAAAAAAAMKDQATALADEVDRFRLPQ is encoded by the coding sequence TTGCCCGCCGACGACCGGCCACCGACGGTCCTGCCGCGGCGCCCCGATGCCGGGTTCTTTGCCCACCACGGCGTCTGGGCGCCCGGGGTCCGCCTTTTCCGCGCGTTGAAGTTCAACGCCAAGGCGGCGCTTATCTCGCTGGCCTTCGTGGTGCCGCTGCTCGGCCTGATCGCCTGGCAGCTGAACCATCAAGCCGAGATGTCCATGCAGGCACGGGCCGACGCAACGCGCCAGCACGTCGAGATCGCCCACGGCATCCTGGTTCAGGCCCACGCGAAGGAGTCCGGTGGCCAGCTCAGCCGGGAGCAGGCGCAGCAGCTCGCGAAGGAGACGATTGCCGCGCTGCGCTACGACGGCAGCGAGTACTTCTGGATCAACGACATGCACCCGCATGTCGTGATGCATCCGATCAAGCCCGAGCTCAACGGCAAGGACGTGTCGGCGACCCAGGACGCGAACGGCATTCCTCTGTTCAAGGCCTTCGTCGCCAAGGTGCGCGAAAGCGGCAAGGGCTTTGTCGCCTATCAATGGCCCAAGCCCGGCAACGACAAGCCGGTGGACAAGCTTTCCTACGTGCAGGGCTTCGAGCCTTGGGGCTGGGTCATCGGCTCGGGCATCTACGTGGGCGACGTGCGGGAGGCGGCCCAGAGACAGGTCTTGTGGATGGCTGCCGTGGTCGGTGCGGCACTGCTGCTGGCCGGCTATCTCTTCATCAGCTTCTACCGCGTGATGGACGGCGGCCTGAACGAGACCCGCCGGCACCTGCGGGCGATGACGGAAGGCGATCTCACCACCTCCCCCTCGCCCTGGGGACGCGACGAGGCGGCCCAGCTCATGATGGAGTTGCGGGCCATGCAGGAGTCGCTGCGCCGGATGGTGATGCGCGTCAGGCGCTCCAGCGAACAGATCGTTCACTCGAGCAGCGAGGTCGCCACGGGTGCCCTGGATCTGTCGGCTCGAACCGAACAGACGGCCGCCAATCTGGAAGAGACAGCGGCGTCGATGGAGCAGATCGCCGCGACGGTGAAGAACGGTGCCGAGCACGCGAACCAGGCCACGCGGGTGGCCCACGGCAACGAGACGGTGGCCACGGAGGGCGGCCAGGTGGTGCGCGAGGTCGTGCAGACGATGGAGTGCATCCGCCAATCGTCCGCCAGGATCGGCGAGATCATCGGCACCATCGATGGCATTGCCTTCCAGACCAACATCCTTGCCCTCAATGCGGCGGTCGAGGCGGCGCGGGCCGGCGATCAAGGGCGGGGGTTTGCGGTGGTCGCCTCGGAGGTTCGCACGCTCGCGCAACGGGCCGCGACCGCCGCCCGGGAGATCAAGAGCTTGATTGGCCAGAGCGTCGAACAGGTGAACGCGGGTGCCGCCGTCGTCGACCAGGCCGGCAAGAAGATGGACGCCATCGTCGATGCGTCCCGGCGGGTCAGCGGCCTGCTGGGTGAGATCGCCGAGGGTTCGAGAGAGCAGAGTCTGGGCGTGGCCCAGATTGGCCAGGCGGTCACCGAGTTGGACCACATGACGCAGCAGAACGCGGCGCTGGTCGAACAGGCCGCCGCCGCAGCGGCGGCCATGAAGGACCAGGCCACGGCGCTGGCCGACGAAGTCGATCGGTTCAGGTTGCCGCAGTGA
- a CDS encoding HDOD domain-containing protein, translating to MNGAMKTALRSISRDELLAALRDLPPLPSVVLELVESLGHEELSAGQYAAKISRDQALAAKTLRLANSSFYGRGRQVHSVAEAISVLGLRTVRGVVTAAGMAGSFQRRPGFDHHAFWRHSIGSALCAQALAGELGRDGADLAFTVGLLHDIGRLALASAFAPAYAEVEQWRRDQDCPDGDAERAVLGIDHAEVGGLIARQWNFAPAIVDAIREHHAPPDGAAITLTGIAHVADAVAHALGLAGDADEAVPTLVLPVWAACRLDDKACLRIFARTEAQFETVCEALLH from the coding sequence ATGAACGGTGCGATGAAGACGGCCCTGCGATCGATCTCCCGCGACGAACTGCTCGCCGCACTGCGTGACCTGCCCCCGCTGCCGTCGGTGGTGCTCGAACTGGTCGAGTCGCTCGGCCACGAGGAGCTCAGCGCCGGGCAGTACGCGGCCAAGATCTCGCGCGACCAGGCGCTGGCCGCCAAGACCCTGCGCCTGGCCAATTCGTCGTTCTACGGCCGTGGCCGGCAGGTCCACTCGGTCGCCGAGGCGATCTCGGTCCTCGGGCTGCGCACGGTGCGCGGCGTCGTCACGGCCGCGGGCATGGCTGGCAGCTTCCAGCGCCGTCCCGGCTTCGACCACCACGCCTTCTGGCGCCATTCGATCGGCAGCGCGCTGTGCGCGCAGGCCCTGGCCGGTGAGCTGGGGCGCGACGGCGCCGACCTGGCGTTCACGGTCGGGCTGCTGCACGACATCGGCCGGCTGGCGCTGGCCAGCGCGTTTGCACCCGCCTATGCCGAGGTCGAGCAGTGGCGGCGCGACCAGGACTGTCCCGATGGCGACGCCGAACGCGCCGTGCTCGGCATCGACCACGCCGAGGTCGGCGGGCTGATCGCGCGGCAGTGGAACTTCGCGCCGGCCATCGTCGACGCCATCCGCGAGCACCACGCACCGCCGGACGGCGCCGCGATCACGCTGACGGGCATCGCCCACGTGGCCGATGCCGTGGCCCACGCGCTCGGCCTGGCCGGCGACGCCGACGAGGCGGTGCCGACGCTGGTGCTGCCGGTCTGGGCCGCGTGCCGCCTGGACGACAAGGCCTGCCTGCGGATCTTCGCCCGCACCGAGGCGCAGTTCGAGACTGTCTGCGAAGCGCTGCTTCACTGA
- a CDS encoding DUF7713 domain-containing protein encodes MQPITCDACRQPALSHDVVNYGSMEGGYRQLCGRCFNEAAASRVGLQGFEHVVFEPVRMVDGRGAEHEFQFRTRLFGPGMAIDAFELRDGSQAGYEFQLIGEPDDAPLELLGKLIGKLRRALALTHLEDTDHGPQVNNRLILRGTVGSDPDEDHRVPMVVIDGREISWNELGRMVAAFEGWQFKLEFRDRSEEV; translated from the coding sequence ATGCAGCCAATCACCTGCGACGCTTGCCGTCAGCCCGCGCTCAGCCACGATGTCGTGAACTACGGGTCGATGGAGGGCGGCTACCGGCAGCTTTGCGGCCGATGCTTCAACGAGGCCGCCGCCAGCCGCGTCGGTCTGCAGGGGTTCGAGCACGTGGTCTTCGAACCCGTGCGCATGGTCGACGGGCGTGGCGCCGAGCACGAGTTCCAGTTCCGCACCAGGCTGTTCGGGCCCGGCATGGCCATCGACGCGTTCGAGCTGCGCGATGGCAGCCAGGCCGGGTATGAGTTTCAGTTGATCGGGGAGCCAGACGACGCCCCTCTGGAGTTGCTCGGCAAGCTCATTGGCAAGCTGCGCCGTGCCTTGGCTCTCACCCACCTCGAGGACACTGACCACGGACCGCAGGTGAACAATCGCCTGATCCTGCGTGGCACCGTCGGCAGCGATCCCGACGAGGACCATCGAGTGCCGATGGTCGTCATCGATGGTCGCGAGATCTCCTGGAACGAACTCGGCCGAATGGTGGCGGCCTTCGAGGGCTGGCAGTTCAAGCTGGAGTTTCGCGACCGTAGCGAAGAGGTCTGA
- the hemN gene encoding oxygen-independent coproporphyrinogen III oxidase, whose product MTPLTHQPADAPSVHTEELLRRFDTPGPRYTSYPTADRFAEQFGPADAVRVLQARSRVGSGEPLSLYVHIPFCESLCYYCGCNKIITKHHERAAEYLDALETELALVVGSLGSGRPVSQLHFGGGSPTFLSDAELSRVMNGLGAAFELTPDSEVSIEVDPRTVTPDRLAHFRALGFNLLSFGVQDFDPDVQQAVHRVQSFEMVRGLMQSARELGYVSINADLIYGLPKQTPASFARTVQQIGELRPDRIALYAYAHLPERFKPQRRIAEVDLPTAPQRIAMLGDAIAGLLARGYDYIGMDHFALPEDSLAVAKREGRLHRNFQGYSTQPDCDVVALGVSAIGRVGGSYYQNARTLPEYYESLQQDLLPVVRGYALTADDELRRDVIMAWMCQGRVEFAPIERKHRVRMSDCFAAELQCLRGMASSGLVVLGDDAIEVTTSGWFLVRAVAMLFDRHL is encoded by the coding sequence ATGACCCCCCTCACCCATCAGCCCGCCGACGCCCCATCGGTTCACACTGAAGAGCTGCTGCGCCGGTTCGACACGCCGGGCCCGCGCTACACCTCCTACCCGACCGCCGACCGGTTTGCGGAGCAGTTCGGTCCTGCCGACGCCGTGCGCGTGCTCCAGGCGCGAAGCCGGGTCGGTTCTGGCGAGCCGCTGTCGCTGTACGTGCACATCCCGTTCTGCGAGTCGCTGTGCTACTACTGCGGCTGCAACAAGATCATCACCAAGCACCACGAGCGGGCGGCGGAGTACCTCGATGCGCTCGAGACCGAGCTGGCCCTGGTCGTCGGCTCGCTCGGCTCGGGGCGTCCTGTCTCCCAACTGCACTTCGGCGGTGGCTCGCCGACCTTCCTGTCCGATGCCGAGCTGAGCCGGGTGATGAACGGCCTGGGCGCTGCGTTCGAGCTGACGCCGGATTCCGAGGTGTCGATCGAGGTGGACCCACGGACCGTCACGCCCGACCGCCTCGCGCATTTCCGCGCGCTGGGTTTCAATCTCCTGAGCTTCGGGGTGCAGGACTTCGACCCCGACGTGCAGCAGGCGGTGCATCGGGTGCAGTCCTTCGAGATGGTCCGGGGCCTGATGCAGAGCGCCCGGGAGCTGGGCTACGTCTCGATCAATGCCGACCTGATCTACGGCCTGCCCAAGCAGACCCCGGCGAGCTTCGCCCGCACCGTGCAGCAGATCGGCGAGTTGCGGCCCGACCGCATCGCGCTCTACGCCTACGCCCACCTGCCCGAGCGTTTCAAGCCGCAGCGGCGCATCGCCGAGGTCGACCTGCCCACGGCGCCACAACGCATCGCGATGCTCGGCGACGCCATCGCCGGCTTGCTGGCGCGCGGCTACGACTACATCGGCATGGACCACTTCGCCCTGCCGGAGGATTCTCTGGCGGTGGCCAAGCGCGAAGGCCGCCTGCATCGCAACTTCCAGGGCTACAGCACTCAACCCGACTGCGACGTGGTGGCGCTCGGCGTGTCCGCGATCGGTCGTGTGGGCGGGTCGTACTACCAGAACGCCAGGACGCTGCCCGAGTACTACGAGTCACTGCAGCAGGATCTGCTGCCGGTGGTGCGGGGCTACGCCCTGACGGCCGACGACGAACTGCGGCGTGACGTGATCATGGCCTGGATGTGCCAGGGCCGCGTCGAGTTCGCACCCATCGAGCGCAAGCATCGGGTGCGCATGTCGGACTGCTTCGCTGCGGAGCTGCAGTGCCTGCGCGGAATGGCTTCGTCGGGTCTCGTCGTCCTCGGAGATGACGCGATCGAGGTGACGACGTCGGGCTGGTTCCTCGTTCGCGCGGTGGCGATGCTGTTCGACCGGCATCTGTAA